TGCTTCTTTGCCCCAAAAAAATATGATTTCTGATGCTTTGAAACCCCCGGTGGCCGTGTTGAAACCCCCGGTGGCCGTGTTGAAGCCGTCTGTCGCCGGCCACGATACCCTTCAACACGGCCACGATACCCTTCAACACGGCCACGATACCCTTCAACACGGCCACAATGACCTTCAACACGGCCACAATGACCTTCAACACGGCCACAATGACCTTCAACACGGCCACAATGACCTTCAACACGGCCACAATGACCTTCAACACGGCCACAGTGCTTTTTGCATCCTACTGAGAATATTTAGATACCAATATTGTACATAAACCTTTAAAATCCAACATTATGACCATACCAAAAAAAGAAATCAGGAAATTTGGATTATCTGATGCGGATATTCTGGAAGAAGCCCTTTCCAAAAAGGGGGCGGTATTGGTTTTTAAAGAAGTAAACCTTTAAAAAAATAACAATCCTTCTATCCTGTAGTGAAATTGTCAATTTCGGCTGAATAGGTGTAGTTTCGTAAATTTAGCCTCTTTTTAGAAAAATTTTCTTCAAAATAAGGGTCGTATAGGTGGTTTTACGGACAGTATTTCCCGTTACTTTAAACGCTTAATGACTACCTGCTCAATTCCAAAGTCCGTAGTTCGCACTTACCAGGTTTCGATTGTAACACTCACCTGTCCGGGGGTATTGTCGAGCCACTGAACTTCAATTTGAGGCGTATTCTGTCCTGACAAAATCACTCCGTTTCCGGAAGCAATCAACCAGGTATAACTGACATTAACTTCATTTAAAGGTTCGACCGAATAGCTGCCTGTTCCATTTATACAGGCTTGGGTTTGTCCTGCAATGTTTTGTTGGGTCAGGTTTGCAGTAATAATGTATTGCCCCTGTGAGCTGAGATTGTTTTGATTGCTAAACTTAAAACTGCCCTGATTGCCTTCCGTGAGACCAACGGGTATAGAGGGCGAAACTCCCCAGGTGTTTCCTTCTGCATTAAAATTGCGGCGGTATAAGTTATATTGATTCAACCCTACATTTTCTGATGAGGGGACATGGATTCCATAAAAATATACGGAGTCCGGAATGGTAAAAATTGCATTTGTTCCATAGTTGTTTAATATCCAGTAATAATGGTCTGAAGAATAACTGCTGCACGGGGGGAGCATATCGGGGACAGCATGAAGCCGGTTAAGTACAATTTCACCATTGGGATATGTTCCCGAACCAAACTTCAGTTTCCAGCCAACCTGTGGGGCATCTACTACAGCGGCAGAAGTAACGGAGGTTCTAAAACTATGCCCTCCGGCAAAAGGTCCGGTAGAAAGCACCCGTTCAGCACCGTTTATCAGGGTAGCGTGGTTAACTCTGGCTTTGTCGTATTCTATAGTACCTGTATTGTTGTTGTTAAACTGATAATACCCAACTAAGTTGGATTCAGTTTGCGGCTTTTTGGTCAAATGCATCAGTTCACGGATTTCGCCTTGGCTGAGTGTTCGGTCGTAAATACAGACTTCATCAATTAACCCTTTAAAATACCTCGAACTGCTGTTAGCATCATAGCCGATATTGATGGAAGCGTTAAATTCTTCAGGATTGATAGTTGTGGTATTTGTGGCTGCGATGCCATTGCGGTAAATTTTCATGGATGTTGGAGAAGCGACTAAAGCGATATGTGTCCAATCATTATCGGGCACTGTTAATCCGGAAGACCAGTTATACCCTCCGTCATTCCAATGATAGCGAAGTTCGTTGGAAGAACGGATGCTGATTCCGGCGGTCGTGTTACCACCTCGGCAAAAAACAATGCCACCCCAATCGTTCTGAGTGCCGTTCCTTTTTATCCAGGCAGTTATAGTAACTGTATTGCTGTTCAGATTAAGTGCGGGAATTGTGGCATACTGATTGACTCCATCCAGTTGAAGTGCATTTCCCGCAAGAGTATCTGCTTCGCAAACCGAAGGCAGTACGGTGATAAAATCGGTGAGAATTTGAGTATCTGTGTTGCCAATGGCATCTGTTACAGTAAGAGATACGTCATACACTCCGGGAGTATCATAAGAAACATTTGGATTTTCGAGATTTGAATTTGGCGGATTTCCACCTTCAAAAGTCCATTCAAAACTAACTTCCCCATAATAGGCGGAATAATCTCTGAACCCTATACTGTCCCTCATACAGGAAGTAGAAGTTTTGTCGGTAGAGATGAGGGTATGAACATAGGAAGTTTCATAAAGTTCGTGTTCCCATGCTCCGCGACTGCTGCCCATCCGGTATTTGTTTTTTGCCGGTACGGTATAAATATTTTGCCAGTAGCCCGACATGGGCAAACCAGATCCGAGATTTACCCACTCGGGCATCATGTTGTTGCGGTAATAAACTCCATTGCCGGTTAAGGCAATATATAAGCCCTCATTTGTGCCGCGTTGAAAGACCAACTGAATGGCGGATGCTGAGGGCAGGTTTCCGGTTATGTTGCTCCAGTTAACCCCCGCATTTCCGGATTTCACCACCTTGCAGGTAGTTTGAAAATTGCCGTAAAGCGCGTACAATTCATTTGGATTTGCGCCAACTTCGATATCACGGATATTGGTTTGTCCGCCGGTAACTCCCGAAGGTGGGGTAATCAGTGTCCATGTTGCTCCTCCGTTGGTTGATTTTCTGATTTTGTTGTTGCTCAGCAAGACATACATTATATCCGGATCTTTCAAGGCAATTTTAAATCGGTTGACCGTTTCTCCAAAATCGTAAAAATCGGTAGCTGTACTGAGGTTGTCTGTCGAAATCAACACTTTGTTTCCGGAAATGCCATAGGAAGTAGTCCAGATATTGGGGTGAAATTCTATCCGGTGAAAACTGATGTTTTCAACCACTCCATAACTGCTGGTTGTACCATTGTCGTTAATGTATCTTTTGTATTTGTTGTAGCCGTTGTTGTGGTAAAACCAGCGATCGTTGACGGGATTGACCGTTACATCAGAAGCATCCCCACCACCGACTTCCAGCCATCCTCCCTCGCCGTCAAATCTTCGTATTTTAGTCGGCCCATGATCGCATCCTGCCGCTACGATATCCGATTTAAAGGCACTCGAAAACCCCCAAAGA
This is a stretch of genomic DNA from Sphingobacteriales bacterium. It encodes these proteins:
- a CDS encoding PKD domain-containing protein, yielding MIKNLTHLIYTFNCFLFLLIGSNLPTCISIAQNLSITPTGTACETDPARERSKADHSQADWYLAMLEPNANVLKVESLYQAYFVKHPNERSKLRKLCQLWINTQKLQMDINGQPLPHPVWDEDDIRSFILQNSSDLSGGQYRDDCSTQPAWNDCSGSWRMIGPYHAEPTRCLAAPNPSSYMMGGFCDRVYINPSNTDNLFAGLSYGGLWVSQDKGESWTLTDSQFPNGTNTYANRDYYYGKIEASMVNPALIYAATETGVLKSTNYGMNWTLCPTINRTVDATKRPYFVTLATDDTLTVLASFGRRIYRSVNAGQTWNIVFDNNSGGPNHNFTSQHVVNTTYGLYERTYNFWGLAFHPTDPNVVLLGVYNSSNQACIYKSIDKGATFSLLVNVSQNLNRTMPANLFFEVKPVAPSKIFVFSLFTQDTLYKYSSADGALLDKYRVGAELEAFDITHNNESVLYAGYYGSGEVKKSVNGGLNFTAMNPGYTSCPNYIHPDVRCIHAIGNTILIATDGGVSISEDAMSTTRSIGNFISAIDLWGFSSAFKSDIVAAGCDHGPTKIRRFDGEGGWLEVGGGDASDVTVNPVNDRWFYHNNGYNKYKRYINDNGTTSSYGVVENISFHRIEFHPNIWTTSYGISGNKVLISTDNLSTATDFYDFGETVNRFKIALKDPDIMYVLLSNNKIRKSTNGGATWTLITPPSGVTGGQTNIRDIEVGANPNELYALYGNFQTTCKVVKSGNAGVNWSNITGNLPSASAIQLVFQRGTNEGLYIALTGNGVYYRNNMMPEWVNLGSGLPMSGYWQNIYTVPAKNKYRMGSSRGAWEHELYETSYVHTLISTDKTSTSCMRDSIGFRDYSAYYGEVSFEWTFEGGNPPNSNLENPNVSYDTPGVYDVSLTVTDAIGNTDTQILTDFITVLPSVCEADTLAGNALQLDGVNQYATIPALNLNSNTVTITAWIKRNGTQNDWGGIVFCRGGNTTAGISIRSSNELRYHWNDGGYNWSSGLTVPDNDWTHIALVASPTSMKIYRNGIAATNTTTINPEEFNASINIGYDANSSSRYFKGLIDEVCIYDRTLSQGEIRELMHLTKKPQTESNLVGYYQFNNNNTGTIEYDKARVNHATLINGAERVLSTGPFAGGHSFRTSVTSAAVVDAPQVGWKLKFGSGTYPNGEIVLNRLHAVPDMLPPCSSYSSDHYYWILNNYGTNAIFTIPDSVYFYGIHVPSSENVGLNQYNLYRRNFNAEGNTWGVSPSIPVGLTEGNQGSFKFSNQNNLSSQGQYIITANLTQQNIAGQTQACINGTGSYSVEPLNEVNVSYTWLIASGNGVILSGQNTPQIEVQWLDNTPGQVSVTIETW